Genomic DNA from Alicyclobacillus fastidiosus:
GCCTCACACCCCTGACCGGGTTTTGTTATAATGGTGATGGCCTGGAGAACTGCCGGGCCACCGCCCGCGTTCTTCCAGCCGCTATTCGAGGGGAGGAATGCGAAGCGTTATGAACAACATCAAGGATGTACCTGTGCCGTCGTACTATCGCAAGTTGGCGAATTATTTCCCAGCTCACGAGATGAAGCACGCTCACCAGTTGCAGGCGCTCGTGGAGGACGTACCGTACTACGGCCTGATGGAGACGGGAGAGTACCTTGTTCTCTACGGGGATTTTGCAGAGTTTTTGTTCATCGATTATCTTTTGGTGAATCGAGACCAACGGGGGAGTGGCGTGGGTACCCGATTGTTGCAGCGACTTCAATCGAGAAATATCCCGATCCTCCTAGAAGTTGAGCCTATCGATCCAAACGACGTGGACACCAAAAAGCGGCGCCGTTTTTATGAACGCAACGGATTTGCGTTGGCGCAGGGTGTTCAATACGAGCGGGAAGACAGGCATGGTGAATCGTACACGATGGATCTTCTGTACTGGTCTCCGTCGCAAAAGATAAGCGATGACCGCGTCCTGCACATGATGACGACCGTGTGCCGGCGCATTCACAACTACCGTGCTATGCAGTTTTACGGCCGAATTCCCGCACAGCCCGAAGAGGTTCTTTCGCTCGTCAGATAAATACGTACATGGGTGAATGTCGACGATGAGGTTCGGGGTGTCCAACAAGTGTTCCCACGCTTGTTGGACACCCCCTTTTTGCGCCCACAAACGCAATCGCCAGGCAACCCTTGCGCTAGCCGTGGTGGCTAGCTGCACGTATGGAATTTGTGGCGTCAGCCAAGCTACCAGAAGACGTGACCGGAACGTCGAAGGGAGCGTACATTCATGCGGTTCACAGGTGCACTGTCCATGGTGGTGATACTCGTGATGGGCGTGGCGGGCTGCGGCAGCCCACAGCGTCTGCAGGTGCACGCATCGCACCGCGCCCCCGTCATTGTGCAGCCCGTGCGCGACCGGACGACCGCTTCTGTCACGAGCATGCGCCGCGATCGATCCGTTCCTGCCCCCGTGCACCTGAATCAGTTAAGGCGGAGCAACACGTGGTACAACTTTCATTTTTCATCCGCTCTCACCGGCTACCGATGGGGGGGCATGGACGGCCACTTCAGCATGCAGAGAACGATCGACGGGGGCCGTCATTGGCGCGACATCAGCTTACCCGCGGCGTATTCGTCGGCACTTGCCATGAGACTTCAAACGGGAAGCCCGGCGCCTGTGGTGCAAGTGGTAGACGGCGAATCCATCTACGTCTTGACGACCGATTGCAAACAGTTCACCGTCCTGCAGGCCGACGCCACAGGGCGGCACTGGCGAGTCCATAAATTCACACTACCTAGAACGGAACTTGCGTTGGAGAGCGTGTCGCTGGTTGGCGGCGGTGAGGGGTGGGCCCTTTTTCGCGATGCGAGTGGGACAGGGACGTCCTACGAACTTGTGCGGTTTGAAATGTGGCAGCCGCAGATGCAGGTGCAGCACGTCGCGCCAGCATCGCGAGACGCTGGGCTGGCAGGGACGACGCAAGCCACTGTGAAATTTTGTGATCCGAGCCACGGGTGGATAGTCGCCATCGCGGCGGATGGGAAATTGCACGACTATCTGACCGCAGATGGCGGGGCTACATGGCACGCCAGTACGATTGTAGCACCGACTAGTTTGACCCATTTTACGTGTGTTCGTGCTTACGAGCCAGTGATGCACGAGCAAGAAGGGACGTTTGTCGCGCGGTATCTCGGTACCGACGCGGGTCATGCCGTGATCAGAACCGTCGTCTATCATACGAATGACGGTGGACTCCACCTTCAATCGACGGTCGCAGAAGCGCTCGACGACGCCACGTCAGATTACATGGGGGATCCTGTCCACTGGTTAGATTCAGATTCTGGTTATGCGATTCAAGACAGCCGCCTGTCGGTGACCAACGACTCTGGCCGGCTGTGGCACAGCGTGCCTTCGCCGACACTTGAAACGTCGCTGCCGCGCTACCCTCGCGTCTTGGCGATTCAATTCCTATCGGAGACAGAGGGGTTTGTCCTCTTGCAGTCACGTGATTACTCACACACCCTGCTTCTGAAAACCGTGGATGGTGGAACCACCTGGGACCGTATGCGCGGGTGAACTACCGCATCACCTGCTGCGACGTCAGATAGGAGAGCGTCTCAAGGGCGACCTCTTCGCCGTGCGCAATGCAATCCGGTAGCCCGAGGCCGCGATAGCCGCCACCTGCGACGCGAATGCCTGGCAGTGTGTCGCGAATGTCCTCTTGCAACTGCTTCCACTGTTCAACGTGACCCACTCGGTAGTTTGGCATCGCTCGCTCCCACCTCGTCACCTTGTGAAACACAGGAGAGGGCGTCAGCCCGACCAAATCGCGGACCTCATTGTGCACGACGCGCGCCATCTCCGAATCGTCGAGCATGAGGTGCTGCTCTTGACCAGCGCGACCGACGTAACAGCGCAGGATCACAAAGCGGTCGTCTGTCGTGTGCGGCCACTTGCTCGACACCCAAGTGCTGGCGGTGATGGCGCGCCGTTCTGATCGCGGTACCAAGAAGCCGGACGCATGCTTCAGGTTGACGTTGACCGCATCTGCAGGGTAGCCGAGGATGACTGTAGCCGTCGACACGTACGGCACGTCAAACGCCTTCGATCTCTGTGGAAGGTGTTCCTTGAGCAACTCTGTCATCGTGTGGACTGGCGTGCAGACGAGGACCGCGTCAAACGATGCAACGTGCTTTTCTCCCTGCGACTCGACGGTCAACTCGTAGCCGCGTTGTCGGCGTTCCAGCCGAGTGACTCGGTGGGAGAGTCGCAATTTTACGGTCGGTCCGAGTTCGTCTGCCAAGCGTTCGATCACGGTTTCAAGGCCGCCCTTGACCGTGATGAACGCGCTGCGCCCACTTTGGTTGACCGGCTGCTTTTGCCGCGTCGAGCGCGCGCCGATGATGAGACTGCGGTATCTCTTGGCAAGTTCCCCGAATTGCGGCCAGGTGGCGCGAAGGCTCAAATCGTCGATTTTGCCAGCGTAGATGCCTGCGAGGAGCGGTTCGGCCAAGCTGTCGATCCATTCGTCCCCCAGGCGGGACCTGAGGAATGCCCCGAGTGAGATGTCGGAAGACAAATCGGTTTTCGGAAGGACGAGATCGAACAGCGTCCGCAGTTTTCCTTGCGGTGACAACACATCCGTTTCCATAAACGTAGACACGTCCATTGGGATGGCCATGTGTGTACCGCGTGGCATGGACGACAGTTGCCCGCGCTTGACGATGTACGTGTGCGTGGAGCTTGGGTTTTGATGCACGATTTCCGATTCGAGGCCAAGTTCCTTGAGCAGTTGTAGGCCGGCGGGTTTTCTGGCGAGCATCGAGTCGGGTCCCGCCTCGAGGGTGAGCCCGCCATCGCGATACGTCATCACTTTGCCGCCGATGCGGCCGTCTGCTTCGTACACGGTGATGTCGAGCGGGATCTGGTCGCGTTTTGCACGCTTAGCCAGGCGGCGGGCGGCGGTGAGGCCGGTAATCCCGGCGCCGATCACAGCGACGTGAAAGGTCATCTACTCCTCGACTCCTTGTCGTTCACATTTTCTCACTGCGTCCGCTAGCGCCTGGAGAAATGCCTTGTCGTCGTTCATCTGGCGGGTGCGTACGAGGTGGATGCCGAGTTCCTTGGCCACCTGTTGCGCTTCAATGTCGATGTCGTAGAGGACTTCTAGGTGATCTGCGACAAATCCCTGCGAGCACGACACGACTTCTTCATAGCCTTCTTCCTTCAGGCTGCGAAGGAGGTCGAGGATGTCCGGCCCCATCCATGGCTCGCCAGTTTGACCGGCACTCTGCCAGCCGAATCGGTAGTGTTTCAACTGCAACCGACGCGCCACTTCCTCTCCGGACTCGTGAAGTTGCGCGACGTATGGGTCGTTCATTTCGAGAATCCGCTCGGGCAAGCTGTGCGCCGAGAAGACGACCACTGCCTGCTCTGGATTGGAACAGGCCGCGAGCGCCTCTTGCACTCGACTCGTTAATACGTCGAGAAAGGCTGGTTCCAGGTGCCACTGGTTGACGAACCTCAGTTTGGGACCTCCGAGCTGTTCCGCTTTCTCCCTCGCCGTCTTTTGGTAACCGCCCACGCTCATATGCGAGTAGTGCGGAGCGAGGACGATGCCTATCGCCTCGTCCAACCCGTCAGCATGCATCGCCGCGACAGCGTCTTCGATGTACGGCGCAATGTGTTTCATTCCCTGATACAGCTTTACTGGACGGCCTCCGTCGGAGTTCAGGCTGTCGGCGATCCCGCGAGCTTGCGCGCTCGTGATCTCCGTCAGTGGAGACACGCCGCCGATGGCCTGATAGCGCCCGACCAGATCCGCCAATTGTGCCTCGGATGGGGCACGTCCCCGCCGAATGTGGGTGTAGTAAGGCAATACTTCTTCCAAATTGTGCGGCGTACCGTACGCCATCACGAGTAGCCCGAGTGGCTTTACCATGAGGGCACCCCCTTTTGATTCTCTCTATCCCTGTTATCTACCCTGTGCCGCCAGACGGGCGGGCTGCACACGATACAGTCTCGCCCGAGCGTGGGGCAGGAGGAGGCACCTATTGCACGAGTGGGTCAAACGAGTGAACCACGTCTACGAGAAACTTCAGCGATTCGATGTCCGTGGTCGGTTTGACGCCGTGTCCCAAATTGAAGACAAACCCGGGTTCTTTCGCGCCCTCTCTTAGAATCTCCAACGCGCGGCGCTCCATTTCGGACCGCGGTGCAAACAGCATCGCTGGGTCAAAATTGCCTTGGAGGGCGACATCGCGGCCGACGCGCTCGCGCGCTCGCGCCAGGGGCACGCGCCAGTCCACACCAACGACACTCGCGCCTGTCGTAGCGAATTCGCCGAGGAGTTCACCCGTGTTCACACCGAAGTAGATGAGTGGTACAGAGAGCGGTTTGAGCCCTTCGAAAATACGCTGCATGGTAGGTTTGACATAGCGA
This window encodes:
- the hemG gene encoding protoporphyrinogen oxidase; this translates as MTFHVAVIGAGITGLTAARRLAKRAKRDQIPLDITVYEADGRIGGKVMTYRDGGLTLEAGPDSMLARKPAGLQLLKELGLESEIVHQNPSSTHTYIVKRGQLSSMPRGTHMAIPMDVSTFMETDVLSPQGKLRTLFDLVLPKTDLSSDISLGAFLRSRLGDEWIDSLAEPLLAGIYAGKIDDLSLRATWPQFGELAKRYRSLIIGARSTRQKQPVNQSGRSAFITVKGGLETVIERLADELGPTVKLRLSHRVTRLERRQRGYELTVESQGEKHVASFDAVLVCTPVHTMTELLKEHLPQRSKAFDVPYVSTATVILGYPADAVNVNLKHASGFLVPRSERRAITASTWVSSKWPHTTDDRFVILRCYVGRAGQEQHLMLDDSEMARVVHNEVRDLVGLTPSPVFHKVTRWERAMPNYRVGHVEQWKQLQEDIRDTLPGIRVAGGGYRGLGLPDCIAHGEEVALETLSYLTSQQVMR
- a CDS encoding GNAT family N-acetyltransferase, whose amino-acid sequence is MNNIKDVPVPSYYRKLANYFPAHEMKHAHQLQALVEDVPYYGLMETGEYLVLYGDFAEFLFIDYLLVNRDQRGSGVGTRLLQRLQSRNIPILLEVEPIDPNDVDTKKRRRFYERNGFALAQGVQYEREDRHGESYTMDLLYWSPSQKISDDRVLHMMTTVCRRIHNYRAMQFYGRIPAQPEEVLSLVR
- the hemH gene encoding ferrochelatase — encoded protein: MVKPLGLLVMAYGTPHNLEEVLPYYTHIRRGRAPSEAQLADLVGRYQAIGGVSPLTEITSAQARGIADSLNSDGGRPVKLYQGMKHIAPYIEDAVAAMHADGLDEAIGIVLAPHYSHMSVGGYQKTAREKAEQLGGPKLRFVNQWHLEPAFLDVLTSRVQEALAACSNPEQAVVVFSAHSLPERILEMNDPYVAQLHESGEEVARRLQLKHYRFGWQSAGQTGEPWMGPDILDLLRSLKEEGYEEVVSCSQGFVADHLEVLYDIDIEAQQVAKELGIHLVRTRQMNDDKAFLQALADAVRKCERQGVEE